A single region of the Epinephelus moara isolate mb chromosome 16, YSFRI_EMoa_1.0, whole genome shotgun sequence genome encodes:
- the LOC126403389 gene encoding antigen WC1.1, which translates to MMWFLLLLLYTAHVELVITQGEKRLYLNGTNPCEGHIEIYYNGERGFVGDQYWSSDTEKVVCKSTYCGEHENTSVKTVLWLIGKVWLNKLDCSKHPKTLWNCRHPGLGASLYKMGDLREIRCSNKIKLRLEGHHCAGVVKYSTDDGKTWSGFFCDDGWGDQEAKIVCRNTNCGEATSKKPHLKAKVLEDFTKSQMNMKVKCSGITDPDHLWQCVTGESSTCKKPASVICKGYERLQLKGNTSSSVCSGQLQRENDKGDWESVKESNVSTDKWCKQMHCGVKNTSNMTDSGIQLECSDKVKVLLMDNNQESKCYGEVYVEVNNERQPVCASSWKDEDAEVVCRELNCGKMISKDQKLEIKQIQGIMDDVDCSGKESSLWHCEAKHDNNLKCSSKAYVVCAGSVKVNLTDGPGRCAGRVEIQHEGQWKRVYKNQWTDINSNVVCKEMGCGEKRNDENFFQGSSGFLTKTVECNENNKNISECFTNNPNQGGRNPEAMGIICTEHKVVILEGNAACSGKVKIVQDKETYWLSGSDETWNSTSADTVCRQMHCGKARHFNSTGVENKISKLKSYNCPSIEASLFDCEEKVPLPSNHNDTIAFVDCSEKIQMTLTYGCWGTVNICVGDKCGGVCAETWTTEKSNLLCKTLACGGRALTVISKPSKSKVMFKSLHMTEETTNLEQCNFVSNDKNNADCDPAYVVCSDSVESKMDVSRDKCSGNVKVLYEGMSLPVCKDALKESNTQKTICEELGCGQAGKLVEYFGSKSQETPVIKKIECSGDSKSLKACQITTSKDPCTLGGLQCSSWSMIQLTVSNKACSGAVSVVSQGKISPVSFQGWTGEAGNRLCQDLDCGSLKSNNRTTLSSSWATNFNCTGEKDPENIWKCEKEAPDKGNEEVEQLLIECQDEPKVTLSGQCHGEVMINGREVCSSTWTDTDSQLVCQQECGNAITGAPSLKPRPPLSNMDYYHVSCESNHYKLGNCKRFMGKCDKKVVYVSCTDNNVKFSTKKKCGGQILVTYRGKSEKVCPLTSFPEEMKEKLCQSLDCGGHNSSTKRSDNKSKENLETTLSCDTNDIQDINYCVKYKTCNAIPAEIYCNGYEGDPPKPPENYFTVPIILGVVFLLVLVILIVVFLRIYIVRKNKKGKNFSSRMLPRQEVEFESGDYEDVTDKENEMEDLSRGRFLPEVITENDAHSASSLPYDDIDDMLEAQHLTSQVATSGASGDNYMREGALNQSEDGVTYEVDDPQENYDDIEAGPEITATEAEIHETPQTAPESDTAPPPELVEGDDDYLVPGVDG; encoded by the exons ATGATGTggttcctcctccttctcctctacACTGCTCACGTTGAGCTAGTGATCACACAAG GTGAGAAGAGACTGTATCTGAATGGAACCAACCCATGCGAAGGTCACATTGAAATCTACTATAATGGTGAACGGGGTTTTGTTGGAGATCAATACTGGAGCAGTGACACTGAAAAAGTGGTTTGCAAAAGCACTTACTGTGGGGAACATGAGAATACCTCAGTGAAGACTGTGCTATGGCTGATTGGGAAAGTCTGGCTCAATAAACTGGACTGCAGCAAACACCCGAAGACTCTGTGGAATTGTAGACATCCCGGTTTGGGCGCCAGCCTGTACAAAATGGGGGATCTGAGAGAGATTCGATGTTCAA ATAAAATCAAATTAAGGCTGGAGGGACATCATTGTGCGGGAGTTGTCAAGTACTCTACAGATGATGGAAAGACATGGTCAGGTTTCTTTTGTGATGACGGCTGGG GAGATCAGGAAGCCAAAATTGTGTGTAGAAACACCAACTGTGGTGAGGCTACATCCAAAAAACCTCACCTGAAGGCTAAAGTTTTGGAAGACTTTACGAAATCACAGATGAACATGAAGGTCAAGTGTTCGGGCATTACAGATCCAGATCATCTGTGGCAGTGTGTCACTGGGGAATCATCAACCTGCAAAAAGCCTGCTTCTGTCATATGCAAAG GTTATGAGAGACTGCAACTCAAAGGAAACACATCATCCAGTGTGTGTTCTGGGCAGCTGCAAAGAGAAAATGATAAAGGTGACTGGGAATCTGTTAAAGAAAGTAATGTCAGTACTGATAAGTGGTGCAAGCAAATGCACTGTGGTGTCAAAAACACTTCCAATATGACAGACAGTGGCATACAGCTGGAATGCTCAG ACAAAGTCAAAGTACTTCTGATGGACAATAATCAAGAAAGCAAGTGCTATGGTGAAGTTTATGTTGAAGTGAATAATGAAAGACAGCCCGTTTGTGCCTCCTCCTGGAAAGACGAGGATGCTGAAGTGGTTTGCAGAGAGCTGAACTGCGGGAAA ATGATTAGTAAAGATCAAAAGTTGGAAATAAAGCAAATACAAGGGATAATGGACGATGTGGACTGCTCTGGCAAAGAATCCTCACTGTGGCATTGTGAAGCCAAGCATGACAACAACCTGAAGTGTTCTTCCAAAGCCTATGTAGTCTGTGCAG gtagtgtgaaagtgaactTGACGGACGGTCCTGGAAGATGTGCTGGGAGAGTGGAGATCCAACATGAAGGCCAATGGAAAAGGGTCTATAAAAATCAATGGACAGACATCAATTCAAATGTTGTCTGCAAAGAAATGGGTTGTGGGGAAAAGAGAAACGATGAAAATTTTTTCCAAGGTTCAAGTGGATTCCTGACTAAGACTGTAGAAtgcaatgaaaacaacaaaaatatatctGAGTGTTTCACAAACAACCCAAACCAAGGTGGGAGAAACCCAGAGGCCATGGGAATAATCTGCACGG AGCACAAGGTGGTAATTCTGGAGGGAAATGCTGCTTGCTCTGGTAAGGTAAAGATAGTGCAAGACAAAGAAACCTACTGGCTCTCTGGGTCTGATGAGACGTGGAATTCCACGAGTGCAGACACAGTGTGTCGGCAGATGCATTGTGGGAAGGCCAGACACTTTAACAGCACTggtgttgaaaataaaatatctaaACTGAAATCTTACAACTGCCCATCCATCGAGGCATCCCTGTTTGACTGTGAAGAAAAAGTACCATTGCCATCTAACCATAATGACACAATTGCCTTTGTGGATTGCTCAG aaaaaatacaaatgacacTGACTTATGGCTGCTGGGGGACGGTCAATATTTGTGTGGGTGACAagtgtggaggtgtgtgtgccGAGACCTGGACAACCGAAAAGTCTAATTTGCTGTGTAAAACGCTTGCCTGTGGAGGCAGAGCCTTAACTGTCATCTCCAAACCCTCCAAAAGTAAGGTGATGTTCAAAAGTTTGCACATGACAGAGGAGACGACCAACCTGGAGCAGTGCAACTTCGTCAgcaatgacaaaaataatgCCGACTGTGACCCAGCCTATGTTGTTTGCTCAG ACAGTGTTGAGTCCAAAATGGATGTTTCCAGAGACAAATGTTCTGGTAATGTGAAGGTGTTGTATGAAGGCATGTCGCTCCCAGTTTGCAAGGATGCTCTTAAAGAaagcaacacacaaaaaaccatCTGTGAAGAGCTGGGATGTGGTCAGGCTGGCAAGCTCGTTGAGTACTTCGGATCTAAATCACAAGAGActcctgtcattaaaaaaattgagTGTTCAGGTGACAGTAAGTCATTAAAAGCTTGTCAAATCACTACTTCTAAAGACCCCTGCACTCTTGGTGGCCTCCAGTGCTCCA GCTGGAGTATGATACAGCTGACAGTATCCAACAAGGCCTGTAGTGGAGCTGTGTCTGTTGTCTCGCAGGGGAAAATAAGCCCTGTCTCCTTTCAAGGCTGGACAGGAGAAGCGGGGAACAGACTTTGCCAAGATCTGGATTGCGGCAGTCTCAAGTCAAATAACAGAACAACATTGTCTTCGTCCTGGGCCACAAACTTCAACTGTACAGGTGAAAAGGATCCAGAAAACATCTGGAAGTGTGAAAAGGAAGCCCCTGACAAAGGGAACGAAGAAGTGGAACAGCTTTTAATTGAATGTCAAG ATGAGCCCAAGGTCACCCTTTCGGGGCAGTGTCATGGTGAAGTGATGATAAACGGCCGTGAGGTTTGCAGCAGTACCTGGACAGACACAGACTCACAGTTGGTTTGCCAACAGGAATGTGGCAATGCCATTACTGGTGCCCCCAGCCTGAAGCCCAGACCTCCTCTTTCAAATATGGATTACTACCATGTCAGCTGTGAGAGCAACCATTACAAACTCGGCAATTGCAAGAGATTCATGGGAAAGTGTGACAAAAAAGTGGTGTATGTTTCCTGTACTG acaaCAATGTCAAGTTCAGCACCAAAAAAAAGTGTGGAGGTCAGATTTTAGTGACGTATCGAGGCAAATCTGAAAAAGTGTGTCCCCTGACGTCATTTCCCGAGGAAATGAAGGAGAAGCTGTGTCAAAGCTTAGATTGTGGTGGTCACAATAGTAGCACAAAGAGAAGTGATAACAAGAGCAAA GAAAACTTGGAAACAACACTGAGTTGCGACACCAACGACATCCAGGACATCAATTACTGTGTCAAGTACAAGACGTGTAACGCCATACCAGCTGAGATCTACTGCAACG GCTATGAGGGAGACCCACCAAAACCACCCGAAAACTATTTCACAGTGCCCATTATCCTGGGAGTGGTATTTCTGCTGGTTCTGGTGATActgattgttgtatttttacGAATCTACATTGTCAGGAAAAACAAGAAAGGCAAGAATTTCTCAT cgAGAATGTTGCCAAGACAAGAAGTGGAGTTTGAAAGTGGCGACTACGAGGATGTCACAGACAAAGAGAATGAAATGGAAGACTTGAGTCGTGGCA GATTCCTACCAGAGGTCATCACAGAGAACGACGCGCACAGCGCTTCCTCTTTACCTTACGATGATATTGACGACATGCTTGAGGCTCAGCACCTGACCTCTCAGGTCGCCACTTCTGGTGCCTCAGGAGACAACTACATGCGTGAGGGTGCCCTCAATCAAAGCGAAG ATGGGGTGACCTATGAGGTGGACGACCCACAGGAGAATTACGACGACATCGAAGCCGGCCCTGAAATCACTGCGACTGAGGCTGAAATCCACGAAACCCCACAAACCGCACCTGAGAGCGACACAGCGCCACCTCCAGAATTAGTGGAGGGGGATGACGACTACCTGGTGCCAGGCGTAGATGGGTGA